In the genome of Acidobacteriota bacterium, the window TTCGGACGCTACGCGCCAATAACACAGCCGATATGCCTGTTCCGCGAGCAATGCTTCCAGGCGGTCAAAACTGGCCGGATCGCCTTTCGTGCCGTTAAATTCGTTGAGCGTCACTTTGAGAGCAGCCCGCATTGTCGCGTTTGCCGAAACCAGCAACGCCAAACGGCGTTTGATGATCTCTTTTTCCCGTCGTCGCTCCTTGATTTTGTCCGGGTGAAGCACCGTGCGCGCAGGTAAATGGCTCAGCGCGGTGATGATGCTTTCCAGTTCCAATACATCAGTGTGAAGTTCGCCGAGTTTCGGTTTCACACTCGGCAGCAGCAATTCCAAAATCCGAGTGTAAGTGCGCGGGGCAATCGGCAGCCGCATTTCATAATAATGAGCGAAAAACGCTCCGCGATGATAACTGAGTTTGATTTCCTGGTTTTCCAGGACGCGGCCATATTGTTCTCCCAAAACCGGCAACAGTACCTTGTTGATCAGATCTGACTTGGGCGGGTTCCAATCAATGTCAAAAAATTCGGCAAACGGCGACCCTGGCCCATTTTCCAGCACATCGTTCCACCAACGATTGCCTCCGCCGGCAATGCACATGTGGTTCGGCACAATGTCCATCATCAAACCCATATCACGTTGGCGCAATTTCCGGGCGAAGGTGACGAACTCCTCTTCTGTTCCAATTTCCGAGTTGAGTTTCGAATGATCTATGACGTCGTAACAATGCAGGCTTCCTGGTCGAGCCAGCAACAATGGAGACGCGTAACAATCGGTGATTCCAAGGTCATACAGGTAATCCACGATTGCGGTCGCCTGATTGAACGTGAACTGATTGTTGAATTGTAGGCGATAGGTCGCGCTGGGAATTCGCGCATGAATTGGGTTCGAGCGATCGTTCATGGTTTTGATTTTTTAGAGAGAGATTCCGTCTGGAATCTGAAGGGGAAATTCCATCCAAATGATGACGATCAGGATCGAGGAAGGCGCCACCAAAAAAGCTGTCAAAAATTATAACCTAATTCGGTGGAATGATCCGGGAGAATATCGAAATCGTCAGGCAGCTATTCACCCGTGTTGATGCGTTGCCAGTTTCTTTGCCGAATGGTTTGCAATACCAGAACGCCAATCGCCACCAGCGCCAGCGCGGAAATGATTGCTCCCAGACGTGCCGCTGGCGCAGCGTAGCGCATTTCCACACGGTGTGAGCCTGCGGGCAAAACAATACCGCGAAGCAGATAGTTGGCGTGAAAAATGGTGACCGGCTGGCTGTCAACCGTCGCTTCCCATCCGGGATAATTCATTTCGCTGACGACCAGCACGCCGCGTTGATCGGTATTGGTTTCAATCGTCAACCTGTTTGGTTCGTAGCGAACAATGTTGGCTTCGGGATGCTGAGCAAATGTCGTTTGCGGTAAGTCAGGCCTCGATTCGCTGCCAACTTCCAGCAATGCCACTTCGTGCGGACTGAACGACTGCGCGCTTTCGCCGCGAATGGCGCGCAAGGCCTCATCTTCGCTGACGGCTCTGGCTTGTGGCACGATCCAGGCGCGCGGCAACGCTCGCGGGTTTTCGTAAATCTGCACGCTGTCGTAATCGTAAACTTTGCGCCAATGCTCCGCCAGCCGCTGGGTCAATAGAAACGCGCCAGTGCCAGCCGAGTCATACGCCGTGGCTTTGGAAACCATCAACACGGCGTGTTTGCTGATGTTGACGATTTCCACACGATCGAGCGCCAGCGGTTCGCCCAGGTCAAACTTCGCCTGATAACGATAAAGCGGAAACTCGCCCCCAGGGACGGTTTCAAAGACCTTTGCCAGTCGGTGATGAATCACCGGCTTCACGTCGGCTCGTTCGTGTGCCCATTCGGCGGAATCACGTCCGGCCTGAAGCTCGCGCGTCACAGTTCGCCCATCTGTGGCGACGAAATGAAATTCAGCGACAACGTCCCCATCGCTCAAATCCGTGGAATCAGCCAGCGCGGAAACGATGGTCAAAGTATTCACCTTGGCCGATGGCGCAGCCAGCACGGTCTTCGCTCCGGCTTTCAATTCGATTCCGGCATCTCCTGCCGAAAATCGTGCGCCGTCTTTTTCCACAAAGCCGGATGTTGCAGCCGTGAATTCCGCCAGAAATCGCACGTTGAGCAAATCCAGCACCTGCCAATTCGGACTGAGAATTTGTCTGTCCAGCGGCGCGCAGAAGTTCGCGGTGGAGAAATTACCGCCATTGCCAAATGCTTTGTCATAGCGGGCAGACATCAGCGGCTCGTAGCCGGATGCATCCTGAAGACCTCGCCGAGCAGAAAGATTGTGCGGTTCGGTTCGCGGCAAGTCGAAGGCGTAACCCGGCATCAGCGATGTGTAGACGCGATTTTCTTCCGGTTTGTATTGCTGCAAAAACTTTGTTGGCGCGGATAGCTGCGTGAAGTAGCTGGCCGGTTTGGCAAATCCAAACCACCAGCGTTGCATCAGAATATACGGTTCCACAAAACACGCTGCAGTAATGGTCAGGATCAACAGCGCACCGCGCCATCGTGGATTGGCGATCCGCAAATTCCACAGCGCAGTAATCAATGTGATGACGCTGAATGCCGCCTTCCACAGTAACCAACCTTGTTCGGACAGACCAGTGTGTTGTAAAGCTGCGCCGGGAATCGGCGGCTTGCCGGTCGCTGCCCACCAACCGTAGCCAATCGCCAACGTTGCAATCATCAGCGTTGCGCCCAATGCCAATGAAACCACTTGAGTTTCAATTGGCGGGATTCGCTTCGCGACTTGATCCCAGCCATAAGCCGCCAAAATCGCCAGCGCGAATGTCCATTCAAAGGCGTGGCGGGACGGCGCGCGAAACAGGTTGAGCAGCGGAATTCGATAGAGCAGAGCATAAAGCGGTGTGTTATCACCCAGCATCAGCACAAACCCAACAACCGCAACAATCAGCCAAAACCAGATTCTGGCGTCGCGGTTGGCGCGTTTGAACAAACTGGCAACCGCAGCCAGCGCCATCAAAGCAGCCAACCCCACAACAAACGTTTCCGTTTCCAGGTAGTGATAAAAGGGCAGAAGGAATGAGCGGCAGGCTTCGGCAACGGTGAATCCCCCGCCGCTGAACATTTCATAACTCAGCTTGCTGCGAATGCTTTGCTGCTGCGCCTGCATGGTTTCCAGAATCTGGAAAGCCGCAAGACACCCGGCCAGAATGATTCCGCTCAAACAGATGATCAATGGCGTGAATGTTTTGAGTACCGCCTTTAGGCGGAATGCTTCGCTGGCCAGGCTGCCGCCTGAAGGCGGTACTCTAAACGCCGCCCAACTCGGCATCGTTGCGTAAGCGACGGC includes:
- a CDS encoding YfhO family protein — encoded protein: MNWLKTIRADLCARFTIIIFFTLFFWPATLAGRFFVSGDALVYSYPMRSVMWEMIRQGQWPLWTPNLLSGYPLLSMAQLALGYPLTWGYAIMSGHAAEQIYVLAPFFLAPIFTYVYARQIGRSRLASLLAGLTFGFGGLMASRVATYGFLPNAVMWLPLVLTVTERARTKPFASSLLWMTLAYVMSVLTGLGQGFLYVGAIAVAYATMPSWAAFRVPPSGGSLASEAFRLKAVLKTFTPLIICLSGIILAGCLAAFQILETMQAQQQSIRSKLSYEMFSGGGFTVAEACRSFLLPFYHYLETETFVVGLAALMALAAVASLFKRANRDARIWFWLIVAVVGFVLMLGDNTPLYALLYRIPLLNLFRAPSRHAFEWTFALAILAAYGWDQVAKRIPPIETQVVSLALGATLMIATLAIGYGWWAATGKPPIPGAALQHTGLSEQGWLLWKAAFSVITLITALWNLRIANPRWRGALLILTITAACFVEPYILMQRWWFGFAKPASYFTQLSAPTKFLQQYKPEENRVYTSLMPGYAFDLPRTEPHNLSARRGLQDASGYEPLMSARYDKAFGNGGNFSTANFCAPLDRQILSPNWQVLDLLNVRFLAEFTAATSGFVEKDGARFSAGDAGIELKAGAKTVLAAPSAKVNTLTIVSALADSTDLSDGDVVAEFHFVATDGRTVTRELQAGRDSAEWAHERADVKPVIHHRLAKVFETVPGGEFPLYRYQAKFDLGEPLALDRVEIVNISKHAVLMVSKATAYDSAGTGAFLLTQRLAEHWRKVYDYDSVQIYENPRALPRAWIVPQARAVSEDEALRAIRGESAQSFSPHEVALLEVGSESRPDLPQTTFAQHPEANIVRYEPNRLTIETNTDQRGVLVVSEMNYPGWEATVDSQPVTIFHANYLLRGIVLPAGSHRVEMRYAAPAARLGAIISALALVAIGVLVLQTIRQRNWQRINTGE